The following are encoded together in the Coriobacteriia bacterium genome:
- a CDS encoding zinc-ribbon domain-containing protein encodes ALGPKTCTNCGAAVAPGAKFCPECGTAQG; translated from the coding sequence CGCCCTCGGTCCTAAGACCTGCACCAACTGCGGCGCCGCAGTCGCGCCGGGTGCCAAGTTCTGTCCCGAGTGCGGCACGGCGCAGGGCTAG